A region from the Arvicola amphibius chromosome 12, mArvAmp1.2, whole genome shotgun sequence genome encodes:
- the LOC119802483 gene encoding 40S ribosomal protein SA-like: protein MSGALDVLQMKEEDVLKFLAAGTHLGGTNLDFQMEQYIYKRKSEGIYIINLKRTWEKLLLAARAIVAIENPADVSIISSRNTGQRAVLKFAAATGATPIAGRFTPGTFTNQIQAAFREPRLLVVTDPRADHQPLTEASYVNLPTIALCNTDSPLVSMILT from the coding sequence ATGTCCGGAGCCCTTGATGTCCtgcagatgaaggaggaggatgtcCTCAAATTCCTCGCTGCAGGCACCCACTTAGGTGGCACCAACCTCGACTTTCAGATGGAGCAGTACATCTACAAAAGGAAAAGCGAGGGCATCTACATCATCAATCtgaagaggacctgggagaaGCTGTTGCTTGCAGCTCGGGCTATTGTTGCCATTGAGAACCCTGCTGATGTCAGCATCATCTCCTCCAGGAACACTGGGCAAAGAGCTGTGCTGAAGTTTGCTGCCGCCACTGGAGCCACTCCGATTGCTGGCCGTTTCACCCCAGGGACCTTCACTAACCAGATCCAGGCAGCCTTCAGAGAGCCACGGCTTCTAGTGGTGACGGATCCCAGGGCTGACCACCAGCCCCTCACAGAGGCGTCTTACGTGAACCTGCCCACCATTGCCCTGTGTAACACAGACTCACCTCTGGTATCCATGATTCTAACATAG